In one Gossypium hirsutum isolate 1008001.06 chromosome D09, Gossypium_hirsutum_v2.1, whole genome shotgun sequence genomic region, the following are encoded:
- the LOC107891400 gene encoding protein DETOXIFICATION 42 isoform X6, producing MMTEEDDLYPSSVKMRYPIFIFFKDVRHVFKLDELGSEIAQIALPAALALTADPIASLVDTAFIGQIGAVELAAVGVSIALFNQVSRIAIFPLVSVTTSFVAEEDTIGRVSSEAQESDYVETGSCVDTESNELIPQKECIEGTYRPKTLGSSFDVVKIEPERRHIPSASSALVIGGILGLLQALFLISGAKPLLNFMGISSDSPMLNPAQQYLTLRSLGAPAVLLSLAMQGVFRGFKDTKTPLYATVAGDVANIILDPIFMFVFRLGVSGAAIAHVISQYLISVILLWKLMSQVDLLPPSLKHLYFGRFLKNGFLLLIRVMAVTFCITLSASMAARLGSTSMAAFQVCLQVWLATSLLADGLAVAGQVITTGFVWSLTSYTVVAILASSFARKDNEKATATASRVLQLGLVLGLILAVILGGGLSFGAKLFTKDADVLRLIGTGIPVLVAIASIICLCILSSTHGFIGLWISLTIYMSLRAFAGFWRIGTGTGPWKFLRG from the exons ATGATGACTGAAGAAGATGATCTATATCCATCTAGTGTTAAGATGAGATAccccattttcattttcttcaagGATGTCAG ACATGTTTTCAAACTGGACGAACTGGGATCAGAGATAGCACAAATTGCTTTGCCTGCGGCACTGGCTTTGACAGCCGACCCTATTGCTTCTCTTGTTGACACAGCATTCATTGGCCAAATAG GTGCTGTGGAACTGGCTGCTGTAGGAGTCTCTATTGCCTTATTCAATCAAGTCTCAAGAATTGCGATATTCCCGCTTGTTAGCGTCACAACCTCCTTCGTGGCCGAGGAAGATACAATTGGAAGAGTGAGCTCTGAAGCACAAGAAAGTGATTACGTGGAAACAGGTTCCTGTGTAGATACTGAAAGCAATGAGTTAATACCACAAAAAG AATGTATCGAGGGTACATATCGGCCAAAAACACTTGGAAGCAGTTTTGATGTTGTTAAAATTGAGCCGGAAAGAAGGCATATCCCATCAGCTTCATCAGCACTGGTTATTGGTGGCATCCTTGGTCTCCTTCAAGCCTTATTCCTGATTTCTGGAGCAAAACCTCTATTGAACTTCATGGGAATCAGTTCA GATTCGCCCATGCTAAACCCTGCACAACAGTACTTGACTTTAAGGTCACTAGGTGCTCCTGCCGTTCTTCTCTCCTTAGCCATGCAAGGTGTCTTTCGAGGATTTAAAGACACAAAAACTCCTTTATATGCCACTG tggcAGGAGATGTAGCAAACATCATTTTGGACCcaatatttatgtttgttttccGTCTGGGTGTCAGTGGTGCAGCCATTGCTCATGTAATATCTCA GTACCTGATTTCCGTTATACTCTTGTGGAAGTTAATGTCTCAAGTTGACCTCTTACCTCCTAGTTTAAAACATCTATATTTTGGTAGATTTCTAAAGAATG GTTTCCTATTATTAATAAGGGTTATGGCTGTTACATTCTGTATCACCCTTTCAGCATCAATGGCTGCTAGACTGGGATCAACATCAATGGCTGCATTTCAAGTATGCTTGCAGGTCTGGTTGGCGACTTCTCTTCTTGCGGATGGATTGGCTGTTGCGGGACAAGTAATAACAACTGGTTTTGTTTGGTCACTTACAAGTTACACCGTTGTg GCAATACTTGCAAGTTCATTCGCAAGAAAGGACAATGAGAAGGCAACAGCCACGGCGTCTCGAGTATTGCAG CTAGGATTGGTTCTAGGATTGATACTTGCTGTCATTCTTGGAGGCGGACTGAGTTTTGGAGCAAAATTATTTACCAAAGATGCCGATGTCCTCCGCCTCATTGGTACAGGCATTCCA GTTCTTGTAGCTATTGCCAGCATTATATGTTTATGTATTCTCTCCTCCACTCATGGATTCATCGGACTCTGGATATCTCTGACGATATATATGAGTCTTCGAGCTTTTGCTGGATTTTGgag GATAGGGACAGGAACAGGGCCTTGGAAGTTTCTGAGGGGCTGA
- the LOC107891400 gene encoding protein DETOXIFICATION 42 isoform X1, protein MMTEEDDLYPSSVKMRYPIFIFFKDVRHVFKLDELGSEIAQIALPAALALTADPIASLVDTAFIGQIGAVELAAVGVSIALFNQVSRIAIFPLVSVTTSFVAEEDTIGRVSSEAQESDYVETGSCVDTESNELIPQKECIEGTYRPKTLGSSFDVVKIEPERRHIPSASSALVIGGILGLLQALFLISGAKPLLNFMGISSDSPMLNPAQQYLTLRSLGAPAVLLSLAMQGVFRGFKDTKTPLYATVAGDVANIILDPIFMFVFRLGVSGAAIAHVISQYLISVILLWKLMSQVDLLPPSLKHLYFGRFLKNGFLLLIRVMAVTFCITLSASMAARLGSTSMAAFQVCLQVWLATSLLADGLAVAGQVITTGFVWSLTSYTVVAILASSFARKDNEKATATASRVLQLGLVLGLILAVILGGGLSFGAKLFTKDADVLRLIGTGIPVSTITNFNLLQVLNPKTGSCSYCQHYMFMYSLLHSWIHRTLDISDDIYESSSFCWILEDRDRNRALEVSEGLNVGFCKLIISFQTLPLYLIIMSCGGIL, encoded by the exons ATGATGACTGAAGAAGATGATCTATATCCATCTAGTGTTAAGATGAGATAccccattttcattttcttcaagGATGTCAG ACATGTTTTCAAACTGGACGAACTGGGATCAGAGATAGCACAAATTGCTTTGCCTGCGGCACTGGCTTTGACAGCCGACCCTATTGCTTCTCTTGTTGACACAGCATTCATTGGCCAAATAG GTGCTGTGGAACTGGCTGCTGTAGGAGTCTCTATTGCCTTATTCAATCAAGTCTCAAGAATTGCGATATTCCCGCTTGTTAGCGTCACAACCTCCTTCGTGGCCGAGGAAGATACAATTGGAAGAGTGAGCTCTGAAGCACAAGAAAGTGATTACGTGGAAACAGGTTCCTGTGTAGATACTGAAAGCAATGAGTTAATACCACAAAAAG AATGTATCGAGGGTACATATCGGCCAAAAACACTTGGAAGCAGTTTTGATGTTGTTAAAATTGAGCCGGAAAGAAGGCATATCCCATCAGCTTCATCAGCACTGGTTATTGGTGGCATCCTTGGTCTCCTTCAAGCCTTATTCCTGATTTCTGGAGCAAAACCTCTATTGAACTTCATGGGAATCAGTTCA GATTCGCCCATGCTAAACCCTGCACAACAGTACTTGACTTTAAGGTCACTAGGTGCTCCTGCCGTTCTTCTCTCCTTAGCCATGCAAGGTGTCTTTCGAGGATTTAAAGACACAAAAACTCCTTTATATGCCACTG tggcAGGAGATGTAGCAAACATCATTTTGGACCcaatatttatgtttgttttccGTCTGGGTGTCAGTGGTGCAGCCATTGCTCATGTAATATCTCA GTACCTGATTTCCGTTATACTCTTGTGGAAGTTAATGTCTCAAGTTGACCTCTTACCTCCTAGTTTAAAACATCTATATTTTGGTAGATTTCTAAAGAATG GTTTCCTATTATTAATAAGGGTTATGGCTGTTACATTCTGTATCACCCTTTCAGCATCAATGGCTGCTAGACTGGGATCAACATCAATGGCTGCATTTCAAGTATGCTTGCAGGTCTGGTTGGCGACTTCTCTTCTTGCGGATGGATTGGCTGTTGCGGGACAAGTAATAACAACTGGTTTTGTTTGGTCACTTACAAGTTACACCGTTGTg GCAATACTTGCAAGTTCATTCGCAAGAAAGGACAATGAGAAGGCAACAGCCACGGCGTCTCGAGTATTGCAG CTAGGATTGGTTCTAGGATTGATACTTGCTGTCATTCTTGGAGGCGGACTGAGTTTTGGAGCAAAATTATTTACCAAAGATGCCGATGTCCTCCGCCTCATTGGTACAGGCATTCCAGTAAGTACTATAACCAATTTCAACCTTCTCCAAGTTCTAAACCCGAAAACAG GTTCTTGTAGCTATTGCCAGCATTATATGTTTATGTATTCTCTCCTCCACTCATGGATTCATCGGACTCTGGATATCTCTGACGATATATATGAGTCTTCGAGCTTTTGCTGGATTTTGgag GATAGGGACAGGAACAGGGCCTTGGAAGTTTCTGAGGGGCTGAATGTAGGCTTTTGTAAGTTGATTATTAGCTTTCAAACCCTCCCTCTGTATCTGATAATTATGAGTTGTGGGGGAATTCTTTGA
- the LOC107891400 gene encoding protein DETOXIFICATION 42 isoform X4, with product MMTEEDDLYPSSVKMRYPIFIFFKDVRHVFKLDELGSEIAQIALPAALALTADPIASLVDTAFIGQIGAVELAAVGVSIALFNQVSRIAIFPLVSVTTSFVAEEDTIGRVSSEAQESDYVETGSCVDTESNELIPQKECIEGTYRPKTLGSSFDVVKIEPERRHIPSASSALVIGGILGLLQALFLISGAKPLLNFMGISSDSPMLNPAQQYLTLRSLGAPAVLLSLAMQGVFRGFKDTKTPLYATVAGDVANIILDPIFMFVFRLGVSGAAIAHVISQYLISVILLWKLMSQVDLLPPSLKHLYFGRFLKNGFLLLIRVMAVTFCITLSASMAARLGSTSMAAFQVCLQVWLATSLLADGLAVAGQAILASSFARKDNEKATATASRVLQLGLVLGLILAVILGGGLSFGAKLFTKDADVLRLIGTGIPFVAATQPINSLAFVFDGVNFGASDFAYSAFSLVLVAIASIICLCILSSTHGFIGLWISLTIYMSLRAFAGFWRIGTGTGPWKFLRG from the exons ATGATGACTGAAGAAGATGATCTATATCCATCTAGTGTTAAGATGAGATAccccattttcattttcttcaagGATGTCAG ACATGTTTTCAAACTGGACGAACTGGGATCAGAGATAGCACAAATTGCTTTGCCTGCGGCACTGGCTTTGACAGCCGACCCTATTGCTTCTCTTGTTGACACAGCATTCATTGGCCAAATAG GTGCTGTGGAACTGGCTGCTGTAGGAGTCTCTATTGCCTTATTCAATCAAGTCTCAAGAATTGCGATATTCCCGCTTGTTAGCGTCACAACCTCCTTCGTGGCCGAGGAAGATACAATTGGAAGAGTGAGCTCTGAAGCACAAGAAAGTGATTACGTGGAAACAGGTTCCTGTGTAGATACTGAAAGCAATGAGTTAATACCACAAAAAG AATGTATCGAGGGTACATATCGGCCAAAAACACTTGGAAGCAGTTTTGATGTTGTTAAAATTGAGCCGGAAAGAAGGCATATCCCATCAGCTTCATCAGCACTGGTTATTGGTGGCATCCTTGGTCTCCTTCAAGCCTTATTCCTGATTTCTGGAGCAAAACCTCTATTGAACTTCATGGGAATCAGTTCA GATTCGCCCATGCTAAACCCTGCACAACAGTACTTGACTTTAAGGTCACTAGGTGCTCCTGCCGTTCTTCTCTCCTTAGCCATGCAAGGTGTCTTTCGAGGATTTAAAGACACAAAAACTCCTTTATATGCCACTG tggcAGGAGATGTAGCAAACATCATTTTGGACCcaatatttatgtttgttttccGTCTGGGTGTCAGTGGTGCAGCCATTGCTCATGTAATATCTCA GTACCTGATTTCCGTTATACTCTTGTGGAAGTTAATGTCTCAAGTTGACCTCTTACCTCCTAGTTTAAAACATCTATATTTTGGTAGATTTCTAAAGAATG GTTTCCTATTATTAATAAGGGTTATGGCTGTTACATTCTGTATCACCCTTTCAGCATCAATGGCTGCTAGACTGGGATCAACATCAATGGCTGCATTTCAAGTATGCTTGCAGGTCTGGTTGGCGACTTCTCTTCTTGCGGATGGATTGGCTGTTGCGGGACAA GCAATACTTGCAAGTTCATTCGCAAGAAAGGACAATGAGAAGGCAACAGCCACGGCGTCTCGAGTATTGCAG CTAGGATTGGTTCTAGGATTGATACTTGCTGTCATTCTTGGAGGCGGACTGAGTTTTGGAGCAAAATTATTTACCAAAGATGCCGATGTCCTCCGCCTCATTGGTACAGGCATTCCA TTTGTTGCTGCTACTCAGCCCATCAATTCTTTAGCATTTGTTTTTGATGGTGTCAATTTTGGAGCATCTGATTTTGCATATTCAGCCTTCTCCTTG GTTCTTGTAGCTATTGCCAGCATTATATGTTTATGTATTCTCTCCTCCACTCATGGATTCATCGGACTCTGGATATCTCTGACGATATATATGAGTCTTCGAGCTTTTGCTGGATTTTGgag GATAGGGACAGGAACAGGGCCTTGGAAGTTTCTGAGGGGCTGA
- the LOC107891400 gene encoding protein DETOXIFICATION 42 isoform X5, translated as MMTEEDDLYPSSVKMRYPIFIFFKDVRHVFKLDELGSEIAQIALPAALALTADPIASLVDTAFIGQIGAVELAAVGVSIALFNQVSRIAIFPLVSVTTSFVAEEDTIGRVSSEAQESDYVETGSCVDTESNELIPQKECIEGTYRPKTLGSSFDVVKIEPERRHIPSASSALVIGGILGLLQALFLISGAKPLLNFMGISSDSPMLNPAQQYLTLRSLGAPAVLLSLAMQGVFRGFKDTKTPLYATVAGDVANIILDPIFMFVFRLGVSGAAIAHVISQYLISVILLWKLMSQVDLLPPSLKHLYFGRFLKNGFLLLIRVMAVTFCITLSASMAARLGSTSMAAFQVCLQAILASSFARKDNEKATATASRVLQLGLVLGLILAVILGGGLSFGAKLFTKDADVLRLIGTGIPVSTITNFNLLQVLNPKTGSCSYCQHYMFMYSLLHSWIHRTLDISDDIYESSSFCWILEDRDRNRALEVSEGLNVGFCKLIISFQTLPLYLIIMSCGGIL; from the exons ATGATGACTGAAGAAGATGATCTATATCCATCTAGTGTTAAGATGAGATAccccattttcattttcttcaagGATGTCAG ACATGTTTTCAAACTGGACGAACTGGGATCAGAGATAGCACAAATTGCTTTGCCTGCGGCACTGGCTTTGACAGCCGACCCTATTGCTTCTCTTGTTGACACAGCATTCATTGGCCAAATAG GTGCTGTGGAACTGGCTGCTGTAGGAGTCTCTATTGCCTTATTCAATCAAGTCTCAAGAATTGCGATATTCCCGCTTGTTAGCGTCACAACCTCCTTCGTGGCCGAGGAAGATACAATTGGAAGAGTGAGCTCTGAAGCACAAGAAAGTGATTACGTGGAAACAGGTTCCTGTGTAGATACTGAAAGCAATGAGTTAATACCACAAAAAG AATGTATCGAGGGTACATATCGGCCAAAAACACTTGGAAGCAGTTTTGATGTTGTTAAAATTGAGCCGGAAAGAAGGCATATCCCATCAGCTTCATCAGCACTGGTTATTGGTGGCATCCTTGGTCTCCTTCAAGCCTTATTCCTGATTTCTGGAGCAAAACCTCTATTGAACTTCATGGGAATCAGTTCA GATTCGCCCATGCTAAACCCTGCACAACAGTACTTGACTTTAAGGTCACTAGGTGCTCCTGCCGTTCTTCTCTCCTTAGCCATGCAAGGTGTCTTTCGAGGATTTAAAGACACAAAAACTCCTTTATATGCCACTG tggcAGGAGATGTAGCAAACATCATTTTGGACCcaatatttatgtttgttttccGTCTGGGTGTCAGTGGTGCAGCCATTGCTCATGTAATATCTCA GTACCTGATTTCCGTTATACTCTTGTGGAAGTTAATGTCTCAAGTTGACCTCTTACCTCCTAGTTTAAAACATCTATATTTTGGTAGATTTCTAAAGAATG GTTTCCTATTATTAATAAGGGTTATGGCTGTTACATTCTGTATCACCCTTTCAGCATCAATGGCTGCTAGACTGGGATCAACATCAATGGCTGCATTTCAAGTATGCTTGCAG GCAATACTTGCAAGTTCATTCGCAAGAAAGGACAATGAGAAGGCAACAGCCACGGCGTCTCGAGTATTGCAG CTAGGATTGGTTCTAGGATTGATACTTGCTGTCATTCTTGGAGGCGGACTGAGTTTTGGAGCAAAATTATTTACCAAAGATGCCGATGTCCTCCGCCTCATTGGTACAGGCATTCCAGTAAGTACTATAACCAATTTCAACCTTCTCCAAGTTCTAAACCCGAAAACAG GTTCTTGTAGCTATTGCCAGCATTATATGTTTATGTATTCTCTCCTCCACTCATGGATTCATCGGACTCTGGATATCTCTGACGATATATATGAGTCTTCGAGCTTTTGCTGGATTTTGgag GATAGGGACAGGAACAGGGCCTTGGAAGTTTCTGAGGGGCTGAATGTAGGCTTTTGTAAGTTGATTATTAGCTTTCAAACCCTCCCTCTGTATCTGATAATTATGAGTTGTGGGGGAATTCTTTGA
- the LOC107891400 gene encoding protein DETOXIFICATION 42 isoform X2: MMTEEDDLYPSSVKMRYPIFIFFKDVRHVFKLDELGSEIAQIALPAALALTADPIASLVDTAFIGQIGAVELAAVGVSIALFNQVSRIAIFPLVSVTTSFVAEEDTIGRVSSEAQESDYVETGSCVDTESNELIPQKECIEGTYRPKTLGSSFDVVKIEPERRHIPSASSALVIGGILGLLQALFLISGAKPLLNFMGISSDSPMLNPAQQYLTLRSLGAPAVLLSLAMQGVFRGFKDTKTPLYATVAGDVANIILDPIFMFVFRLGVSGAAIAHVISQYLISVILLWKLMSQVDLLPPSLKHLYFGRFLKNGFLLLIRVMAVTFCITLSASMAARLGSTSMAAFQVCLQVWLATSLLADGLAVAGQVITTGFVWSLTSYTVVAILASSFARKDNEKATATASRVLQLGLVLGLILAVILGGGLSFGAKLFTKDADVLRLIGTGIPFVAATQPINSLAFVFDGVNFGASDFAYSAFSLVLVAIASIICLCILSSTHGFIGLWISLTIYMSLRAFAGFWRIGTGTGPWKFLRG, translated from the exons ATGATGACTGAAGAAGATGATCTATATCCATCTAGTGTTAAGATGAGATAccccattttcattttcttcaagGATGTCAG ACATGTTTTCAAACTGGACGAACTGGGATCAGAGATAGCACAAATTGCTTTGCCTGCGGCACTGGCTTTGACAGCCGACCCTATTGCTTCTCTTGTTGACACAGCATTCATTGGCCAAATAG GTGCTGTGGAACTGGCTGCTGTAGGAGTCTCTATTGCCTTATTCAATCAAGTCTCAAGAATTGCGATATTCCCGCTTGTTAGCGTCACAACCTCCTTCGTGGCCGAGGAAGATACAATTGGAAGAGTGAGCTCTGAAGCACAAGAAAGTGATTACGTGGAAACAGGTTCCTGTGTAGATACTGAAAGCAATGAGTTAATACCACAAAAAG AATGTATCGAGGGTACATATCGGCCAAAAACACTTGGAAGCAGTTTTGATGTTGTTAAAATTGAGCCGGAAAGAAGGCATATCCCATCAGCTTCATCAGCACTGGTTATTGGTGGCATCCTTGGTCTCCTTCAAGCCTTATTCCTGATTTCTGGAGCAAAACCTCTATTGAACTTCATGGGAATCAGTTCA GATTCGCCCATGCTAAACCCTGCACAACAGTACTTGACTTTAAGGTCACTAGGTGCTCCTGCCGTTCTTCTCTCCTTAGCCATGCAAGGTGTCTTTCGAGGATTTAAAGACACAAAAACTCCTTTATATGCCACTG tggcAGGAGATGTAGCAAACATCATTTTGGACCcaatatttatgtttgttttccGTCTGGGTGTCAGTGGTGCAGCCATTGCTCATGTAATATCTCA GTACCTGATTTCCGTTATACTCTTGTGGAAGTTAATGTCTCAAGTTGACCTCTTACCTCCTAGTTTAAAACATCTATATTTTGGTAGATTTCTAAAGAATG GTTTCCTATTATTAATAAGGGTTATGGCTGTTACATTCTGTATCACCCTTTCAGCATCAATGGCTGCTAGACTGGGATCAACATCAATGGCTGCATTTCAAGTATGCTTGCAGGTCTGGTTGGCGACTTCTCTTCTTGCGGATGGATTGGCTGTTGCGGGACAAGTAATAACAACTGGTTTTGTTTGGTCACTTACAAGTTACACCGTTGTg GCAATACTTGCAAGTTCATTCGCAAGAAAGGACAATGAGAAGGCAACAGCCACGGCGTCTCGAGTATTGCAG CTAGGATTGGTTCTAGGATTGATACTTGCTGTCATTCTTGGAGGCGGACTGAGTTTTGGAGCAAAATTATTTACCAAAGATGCCGATGTCCTCCGCCTCATTGGTACAGGCATTCCA TTTGTTGCTGCTACTCAGCCCATCAATTCTTTAGCATTTGTTTTTGATGGTGTCAATTTTGGAGCATCTGATTTTGCATATTCAGCCTTCTCCTTG GTTCTTGTAGCTATTGCCAGCATTATATGTTTATGTATTCTCTCCTCCACTCATGGATTCATCGGACTCTGGATATCTCTGACGATATATATGAGTCTTCGAGCTTTTGCTGGATTTTGgag GATAGGGACAGGAACAGGGCCTTGGAAGTTTCTGAGGGGCTGA
- the LOC107891400 gene encoding protein DETOXIFICATION 42 isoform X3 yields MMTEEDDLYPSSVKMRYPIFIFFKDVRHVFKLDELGSEIAQIALPAALALTADPIASLVDTAFIGQIGAVELAAVGVSIALFNQVSRIAIFPLVSVTTSFVAEEDTIGRVSSEAQESDYVETGSCVDTESNELIPQKECIEGTYRPKTLGSSFDVVKIEPERRHIPSASSALVIGGILGLLQALFLISGAKPLLNFMGISSDSPMLNPAQQYLTLRSLGAPAVLLSLAMQGVFRGFKDTKTPLYATVAGDVANIILDPIFMFVFRLGVSGAAIAHVISQYLISVILLWKLMSQVDLLPPSLKHLYFGRFLKNGFLLLIRVMAVTFCITLSASMAARLGSTSMAAFQVCLQVWLATSLLADGLAVAGQAILASSFARKDNEKATATASRVLQLGLVLGLILAVILGGGLSFGAKLFTKDADVLRLIGTGIPVSTITNFNLLQVLNPKTGSCSYCQHYMFMYSLLHSWIHRTLDISDDIYESSSFCWILEDRDRNRALEVSEGLNVGFCKLIISFQTLPLYLIIMSCGGIL; encoded by the exons ATGATGACTGAAGAAGATGATCTATATCCATCTAGTGTTAAGATGAGATAccccattttcattttcttcaagGATGTCAG ACATGTTTTCAAACTGGACGAACTGGGATCAGAGATAGCACAAATTGCTTTGCCTGCGGCACTGGCTTTGACAGCCGACCCTATTGCTTCTCTTGTTGACACAGCATTCATTGGCCAAATAG GTGCTGTGGAACTGGCTGCTGTAGGAGTCTCTATTGCCTTATTCAATCAAGTCTCAAGAATTGCGATATTCCCGCTTGTTAGCGTCACAACCTCCTTCGTGGCCGAGGAAGATACAATTGGAAGAGTGAGCTCTGAAGCACAAGAAAGTGATTACGTGGAAACAGGTTCCTGTGTAGATACTGAAAGCAATGAGTTAATACCACAAAAAG AATGTATCGAGGGTACATATCGGCCAAAAACACTTGGAAGCAGTTTTGATGTTGTTAAAATTGAGCCGGAAAGAAGGCATATCCCATCAGCTTCATCAGCACTGGTTATTGGTGGCATCCTTGGTCTCCTTCAAGCCTTATTCCTGATTTCTGGAGCAAAACCTCTATTGAACTTCATGGGAATCAGTTCA GATTCGCCCATGCTAAACCCTGCACAACAGTACTTGACTTTAAGGTCACTAGGTGCTCCTGCCGTTCTTCTCTCCTTAGCCATGCAAGGTGTCTTTCGAGGATTTAAAGACACAAAAACTCCTTTATATGCCACTG tggcAGGAGATGTAGCAAACATCATTTTGGACCcaatatttatgtttgttttccGTCTGGGTGTCAGTGGTGCAGCCATTGCTCATGTAATATCTCA GTACCTGATTTCCGTTATACTCTTGTGGAAGTTAATGTCTCAAGTTGACCTCTTACCTCCTAGTTTAAAACATCTATATTTTGGTAGATTTCTAAAGAATG GTTTCCTATTATTAATAAGGGTTATGGCTGTTACATTCTGTATCACCCTTTCAGCATCAATGGCTGCTAGACTGGGATCAACATCAATGGCTGCATTTCAAGTATGCTTGCAGGTCTGGTTGGCGACTTCTCTTCTTGCGGATGGATTGGCTGTTGCGGGACAA GCAATACTTGCAAGTTCATTCGCAAGAAAGGACAATGAGAAGGCAACAGCCACGGCGTCTCGAGTATTGCAG CTAGGATTGGTTCTAGGATTGATACTTGCTGTCATTCTTGGAGGCGGACTGAGTTTTGGAGCAAAATTATTTACCAAAGATGCCGATGTCCTCCGCCTCATTGGTACAGGCATTCCAGTAAGTACTATAACCAATTTCAACCTTCTCCAAGTTCTAAACCCGAAAACAG GTTCTTGTAGCTATTGCCAGCATTATATGTTTATGTATTCTCTCCTCCACTCATGGATTCATCGGACTCTGGATATCTCTGACGATATATATGAGTCTTCGAGCTTTTGCTGGATTTTGgag GATAGGGACAGGAACAGGGCCTTGGAAGTTTCTGAGGGGCTGAATGTAGGCTTTTGTAAGTTGATTATTAGCTTTCAAACCCTCCCTCTGTATCTGATAATTATGAGTTGTGGGGGAATTCTTTGA
- the LOC107891400 gene encoding protein DETOXIFICATION 42 isoform X9, with protein sequence MMTEEDDLYPSSVKMRYPIFIFFKDVRHVFKLDELGSEIAQIALPAALALTADPIASLVDTAFIGQIGAVELAAVGVSIALFNQVSRIAIFPLVSVTTSFVAEEDTIGRVSSEAQESDYVETGSCVDTESNELIPQKECIEGTYRPKTLGSSFDVVKIEPERRHIPSASSALVIGGILGLLQALFLISGAKPLLNFMGISSDSPMLNPAQQYLTLRSLGAPAVLLSLAMQGVFRGFKDTKTPLYATVAGDVANIILDPIFMFVFRLGVSGAAIAHVISQYLISVILLWKLMSQVDLLPPSLKHLYFGRFLKNGFLLLIRVMAVTFCITLSASMAARLGSTSMAAFQVCLQAILASSFARKDNEKATATASRVLQLGLVLGLILAVILGGGLSFGAKLFTKDADVLRLIGTGIPVLVAIASIICLCILSSTHGFIGLWISLTIYMSLRAFAGFWRIGTGTGPWKFLRG encoded by the exons ATGATGACTGAAGAAGATGATCTATATCCATCTAGTGTTAAGATGAGATAccccattttcattttcttcaagGATGTCAG ACATGTTTTCAAACTGGACGAACTGGGATCAGAGATAGCACAAATTGCTTTGCCTGCGGCACTGGCTTTGACAGCCGACCCTATTGCTTCTCTTGTTGACACAGCATTCATTGGCCAAATAG GTGCTGTGGAACTGGCTGCTGTAGGAGTCTCTATTGCCTTATTCAATCAAGTCTCAAGAATTGCGATATTCCCGCTTGTTAGCGTCACAACCTCCTTCGTGGCCGAGGAAGATACAATTGGAAGAGTGAGCTCTGAAGCACAAGAAAGTGATTACGTGGAAACAGGTTCCTGTGTAGATACTGAAAGCAATGAGTTAATACCACAAAAAG AATGTATCGAGGGTACATATCGGCCAAAAACACTTGGAAGCAGTTTTGATGTTGTTAAAATTGAGCCGGAAAGAAGGCATATCCCATCAGCTTCATCAGCACTGGTTATTGGTGGCATCCTTGGTCTCCTTCAAGCCTTATTCCTGATTTCTGGAGCAAAACCTCTATTGAACTTCATGGGAATCAGTTCA GATTCGCCCATGCTAAACCCTGCACAACAGTACTTGACTTTAAGGTCACTAGGTGCTCCTGCCGTTCTTCTCTCCTTAGCCATGCAAGGTGTCTTTCGAGGATTTAAAGACACAAAAACTCCTTTATATGCCACTG tggcAGGAGATGTAGCAAACATCATTTTGGACCcaatatttatgtttgttttccGTCTGGGTGTCAGTGGTGCAGCCATTGCTCATGTAATATCTCA GTACCTGATTTCCGTTATACTCTTGTGGAAGTTAATGTCTCAAGTTGACCTCTTACCTCCTAGTTTAAAACATCTATATTTTGGTAGATTTCTAAAGAATG GTTTCCTATTATTAATAAGGGTTATGGCTGTTACATTCTGTATCACCCTTTCAGCATCAATGGCTGCTAGACTGGGATCAACATCAATGGCTGCATTTCAAGTATGCTTGCAG GCAATACTTGCAAGTTCATTCGCAAGAAAGGACAATGAGAAGGCAACAGCCACGGCGTCTCGAGTATTGCAG CTAGGATTGGTTCTAGGATTGATACTTGCTGTCATTCTTGGAGGCGGACTGAGTTTTGGAGCAAAATTATTTACCAAAGATGCCGATGTCCTCCGCCTCATTGGTACAGGCATTCCA GTTCTTGTAGCTATTGCCAGCATTATATGTTTATGTATTCTCTCCTCCACTCATGGATTCATCGGACTCTGGATATCTCTGACGATATATATGAGTCTTCGAGCTTTTGCTGGATTTTGgag GATAGGGACAGGAACAGGGCCTTGGAAGTTTCTGAGGGGCTGA